A region of the Melanotaenia boesemani isolate fMelBoe1 chromosome 6, fMelBoe1.pri, whole genome shotgun sequence genome:
CCAGTTCTCTGATGAAGGAGCctattcttttacttttacaacATTGTTCAGAACATGGGAAAGTAAAAGCTCTGCTTATTTGTCTGTGAAAGGTAATCactcaagaagaaaaacatgtatttatagTAAATCAAGATAGCTGCAGTGAGGATTAAcatgtttctgtctctgtatCAGAGCTGACCGCTGTTGTGATGCCCAACACTGTGACAGAGGGAGACGCTGTCAAGCTGATCTGTAGGTCAGGTTGCCCTAAAAGGGTCAATATTTTCTGGTACAGAGATGGACAACAAATTTTCAGTTCAGGTTTTCAGGCCAGGAGGCAGGATGCTGGGAGATACTACTGTGCTGTGTCCGGACAAGAGGCGGCCAGATCTGCCTCTGTGGTTCTCAGTGTTCACTGTGAGTATGTGGTTAACACAACATATTTGAAAGCTTCTTTTAAAGCCCCATTTAACTGTAGATACAGTGGTGCAGTCTCATGTTGTGTTGTTACAGGGAcactgcttttctttgtgtACCTTAATGTTTCATCTGCATGACTTTCTTATACAATACAAATAATTTATTGGTTAGTTTATCGCTTTGATGCTTATCGTTTTGTTTGACATGACCAGACTTCTGCAATAAGAAGGttagaaaattaattatttgttaaacatacttaaaagagagagagagaggaattggagtcatgaatatttaatcactaatgtgtgtgtttaatatttatttttcaaattcttTATCAAACAGATGCTCCTGAGAAGGTAACTCTGGCAGTGAGCCCATCAGGAGACATTATCATAGGAGACACAGTTACTTTCACCTGCAGCAGTGATGCCAGCCCTCCTGTGGCTCAAAGTGGATACAGCCTGTACAAAGATGGAGAATTTATCAGTTTGGGGTCAACGTTCGTCATCTCTGACATTCAGCCCAGTCAAAGCGGACGGTACCACTGCCAGGCCTCAAATGGCATCAGCCAGCGAGGCAGTGATTTGTTTTACTCAGAAGAGATTAACCTTGACGTCCAGTGTGAGTAGAAAGAGAAGTCTGGTTTTTAATTGTTATGTGATCTCTGTACAGCAGGTTGCAAACAGATTCTTACTGgtcataatttattatttaatgagCATTTTGGTGATTTAATTTCAGAATTATTTAACACATACAATGTTTGGACTTTTTTTCAGACCGTCCCATGAACATTACCATTTCAGTCGATCCACAATATGTTGTGGAGGGCAGTAGTGTAAACCTGACATGCAGCAGTGCTGCAAACCCTGCAGCAGATAACTACACCTGGTACAAGAGGACGGACTCTCCTGGCTCCAGCTGGCTGGCCCCAGTGGGCTCAGGACAGGTTCTGTCTCTTCCCTCTATGGGGGCATCCAACACTGGTTTTTACTTCTGCAATGTCAGGAACCGTTTTGGAGAAAACAAGTCAACTGAGGTGATGCTAGGCATGGCGGAAAAGCAGCACGGTTTGTCTCACTTATTTACAGACCACAAAACAAACTGGTAATTtgttctcatttttttaaaaaggggggGATTGAATGACTCTAAGATTATGTTTCTCTTCAGGTATCCAGCCCATCCCAGTCTTAGTTGGAATTGGAGTCTTTCTTATAGTGGTGTTAATGGTGGTGTTGCTTCTGTTCTGGTGAGTCAGTGAATACTGGGATGGTTTGGTGTGACTGACTTTTGTCAATTGTTCCATTAGTCACATTTTTTATGTcatgtgtgttttcactgtTTCAGCATCTCTCTTTTCTCCCTGCTTGAATCATTTTTGTGAACATTTCAACTCATATACTCATGTGTCAGGTTTATTTCCATTCTGTTAACTtgggttttctttatttcttttttgggaCATTATCAGGAAGAACAAGCAAACCACCCCACACAAAAAAGTAAGTACATCCATGACTAgaccattatttatttatttatgttgtacTAGTGACATTTTTCAATAATGTAAACGACAGATCAGAAATTTTAGTAAACAAAGGAATAACTCATGACTAATTTATTATACTGTCCACCTCGCTGACCTGAAGCTGACTGGAAGAGGAACATGCGCTGAGCATCCACCTGATGCTGTTTATGCCAATATTGACAAGTTTGCCGTCTCTCCTCTGCCTGTCTCTGCCCACGCTGTCACTTCACAGGACTCACATCACAAAGTAAATATTGTGCACCAACAACACTGTTCAAGTTCACATCCCTACTCACAGCTAAAAGATATATGGAATAGACCGATGATGAtctttccccccttttttttctgtcaggcttcagttTCTAATGAGGACTTGGTTACCTACTCCACAGTGACCATCAAACCCAAAAACCAGAGTCCTCAACACCACATAAACAACAGCAGGTTGTCAAACAACTCCTCGTAAGTTCATACTCATGTTTGTATGTGCAGCTTTAAGTGACTGTGTAATATaagcaagaaaataaataataaatggaaTTTACCCTCAGGTTAAAATGGCTTTATAAAACAAAGTCTTATATCTGAATGGGTTATGACCTTCAGTCTCAATCAGTATAAATATCAAGTTACACCTGGCATGATTTGGGTAGTAGCTGACAAAAGTGGAGTCTATCTCCTCTGCATGCTGCTCAAGGCTTCAAGGCAACTTTCAGCATGTTATCAGTATCATTACAGAGAATATGTTGTTAACACAGGGccactattttctttttcttcaggtCTAGTGTAAGACAGAACAGCAACTCTGTGATCTACGCCACTGTAGCTAAACCCAGCTGATGTTCCACATCTTGTCCTGTGGAGTCGTCCTCTTAAGCTATTTATTTGTAGCACCAATGTTGTTTAAagtgtgaaaaattaaattgcattttgtatttatatttaataggTTTTAAAGTGTGTGTTACAATAACAGTTAATATTAGATCTTCTACAGAGAAATATGAGATGGTGTAATATTATTTTACTGGACATGAATCCTTAAGCTGCAGCTAGAAAATCATCTTGAAACAGCCCATAATCTTATTCATGTCTGTTGTGTCAGAAAGATTTTATAATTGTTTGGCACTACAGTCCCAACTGTAAATAATAAAGGctttcaaagtaaataaatagtttaaacacACCTGTTTTTATAATTAGCTTTTATTTCCATATAACATTCAATGCAACAGCTTTCATCTTACAATATGCATTTCTCATGTACATATAATCGCTATAAAACAGACATCAATCAAACTGCTGGTGGGTAGTTTGGGACATAATAACTTGAAGATCAGTTTCTTGTGTCTGAAACACATTACATTCTGTTTAGTCAACAGTTTTCCATCCACTCCAGGAAAAGCTTCCACATTTATTTGGAAGAGGTACTAGACACAACACACATTCAGTGATAActacttttctcttttcatttttatggtgcatttgttttgctttgcttattaacaatataaaatacCTTCTAATTTGCAACAGAACATATAAAAGGTACAGCAGCATCTTTGTGTGTAGTGGTCACTACtctaaataatacaaataagtAAGTACCaattaaaaacttaatattCTGCTgggatattttgtttttgtggggcTTTCTGATAAATCTCATTGTGGGGGGGCAGGTTTTGTACAttcagtatatatacatacatatttaagTCAGTTTATGTgaggaaaaacatttctttttttctatctctAATGAGAACATGATTGTTATTGCACCCTTGGCTCTGAAGGTCTGTGGATCTTTCAGACATATAGcatgactgaaataaaaaatcaacACACACAAGATATTAACTAATATTTACAGCAAAACTCAGATTGAAATATAGGCACCTTTCATCAGTATAAGTTGGATTAGATATGTTATATGAGATACAATGAATCGTGTGGATAATTATTTTCTACACACAAAAGACAAACTACTGCACATAAAAAGTACAGGACTACTACACACACAAGAATTTGTGTTATACCGTAAAAGGTAACCCTTACTGTTTTGTAATTTAGGAAAATAAATCTCCctaataatatattttgttataAGAGATTATTATTTGTCTGGAAAACCTAAGAAAGAACCTGCAAGACACTTTACAAGAACATCACGTGACCCTTCTGAGGAAGGCTACAGGAAGTAGCCCAAACATGTGAAGGTAAAAGGCCACAGACCTGAATTTCTGAACTGGTTTACCAAAAAGAACCTTTGTgtaatagttttaaaaaaatttaatatatcaTTATTTATATAGTCAGCTTGGGTTTGTTCACCTGTGCTAGTTTACTTTAATTGGTGGAGCTGAGCGGGGTCTACATGAAGCCCAGCACTAAGGGAAGTGATTCATCTGAAGGAAGCAGATAAAATCTCTGATTATCTCCAGAATTCTTTGACTTCCGTTTCACATTGTAATAGCAATTTAATGTTGTTTAGCTCAGGAGTTACATTAGTTATTTCTAACTCAAGAGTACACCTCGGAACATCTGATGAAAATTTAAATCTAGtacagtgatttttttaaacatttttttacattataatgtttatttataacttcataataaaaatgttctctttACTGATGACTTTCAAGCTTCATGTCTTAAATGTTAGTCTGGGTAAATGTTCAAATGAGAACTAATATTTGAAGCCATGAAGGCAGATCACAGCGTTTCATCTTCGTATGATCACAGTATCACCGACAGGAACTGGACATACTACCATCCAAGTGCAGTGACAGGTGCAGGGATTTCATGTTCGTGCTAGCTTGTGGACACCAGGTGAGTTCTGATAGTTCTGGAGATAAGAagaaaatttttattattaggaCCAAAAGAAATTTATATGTCTGACTAAAACAAGTTACTGTCCTGATCTGACTGAGGAACCTTTAGTTCTTACGTTTCTGTCTTAGTCTGTCCCTTCTGTATTTTAGTTTGCTTTCACTTCTTGCTTCTCTGCATCACGTGGTTATCAGCTGCTAAATGTCACACTGGCTCATCATTTGCAATTTTCTTCCTCAGTTTGAATCCTCCAGGTCTTCTTTTATTCATTACTAGATCATCCTCTAATATCTCCTTGTTTATCACTGTGTTACCCTAGATTTTCTTTGTCAGTTGCTCTGTAATGAGGTTTGTTATTGTGTACTGGTTCAAGTCTTTTGTTATCCTGCTACTGCTGTGCCCTTTATTTCTCTACATAAATCCTTGTTTCTAAATCTGCCTGTCTTGTAGTCCTGCATCTGGATCCTTCCACTTTCCTTCCAAAGATTTGGCAATTATGTGTTTGATGTGAAGAAATTCTAGCTTGCAAACaaggaaaaaatacaaacaaactcCAAGGGAGCAGGCTCTCACCCTCATGGCTGTAGATATCCAGGGCAGAAATCGTGACACCCTAGTGTAGACACCTGGTTTCTTGGGCATGGCACAGCCTGTTCCCCAGCTCACCACTCCAAGCAAACGATAACGAGTGGCCTTAGAGAGGCAGTCAGCTGCCACAAAAGGACCACCACTGTCTCCCTAAATCAACAGAGGATTACAGCTGGTCAGACTCAAtagaaatcaaacaaaaactggatCTAATTATATGCATTAACTAGAATTTCCCCTATTAGAAACTCAACAACATAAACATCATTGATTTATGTGCCAAAGTCATAAACATGCACCAACTCTGACCTGACAGGCATCAGTGCCACCTTTCTCATAGCCAGCACAGAACATAGTGGTGGTGATCTGGTTGTCATAGTAATCAGGAGCATTACAGACAGCATCACTGATTATGGGGACGTTTGCTTCCTGGAGGACGTCTGCTAGATGAGCTGTGAGTGTGTTTCATCAAAAAGAATTACAATAAAGACTGCGAAGgttttagtttctttgttttagcttttcagcacatttttagcttaaatatatatatatataaaacacaccGATGCTGGTGTCAATGCACATGAAGCCaacaaactgacagaaaaataGTAACTTTAGCAACAATGTCATcatcaaaaaatgaaaattagaaataataataataagagaaCATCTGTAATGAAATGTGCACTCACCATAATATCCTACATTTCCCCAGCCTGTCACTGTTCCCATCTGTCCATCTATAAGTCTCTGGCCATATGCTGGCAGACAAACAGGCTGGATGTACTCTACAAGCACATGATGAAAAAATCagaacacaacaacaatcaATCCATACATTTAATTAACACAAGAAATAACATACTTCACCACAATTTATTAACTCATTAATAACTCACTAATTTACCTATCACATAATCATCACAAGCATCGCTGTACATCTGTGATGCCACGGAGGGAAGCAGACAACACCCATGTCAGCAGGGAAATCTGATGATGGCTATCTTTCTAAACTCTAAACTCATGTCTAAAAAAGTGGGAGCATagcatctaaaaaaataaacaaaaaaaaaacaacagcctgAATGCaaagtacaataaaatcttACACTGTTACACAGTTATACAGTCAGCTTATCACCTTAATGTTTTACATGTCAGGCTGTCCAGTTGATGAATAACGGATTCTCCATTTTTCTGtcactcagtttatttttattgatcagAATAAATTTTCACCACTCTGACAAATCCAGTATTTTGTTTAAGGTGAGACTTCCTGCTGTCATTTTCCCTACATTTCATGAATTTGTTCCTCTCTTACAGTTTTTCCTCAGTTGCTTTGGTACATTTTTCAGATCAGAATTGAAATTCTCAAAACTACCTGTTCAATCTTCACATCACACGGGTCACTTGTGTACATCAAGaaaagcagcttctcatttctttgaACAAGTTGTAAATGCTTTGGGACATCCATGCAAATGATTATGTACAATACTCTGCTGTGTCCTACATTATCAATTGCTTATGTTTATCAAAATTTATTATAATGGGTTTCGGGTGAATAGTCTCACCCCCACAACATTTAGGCATTAGTTCACTGGATAagtctttatataaaaaaatgatttggtgcgtggttttctatgcctgcaaggtgagGGCCcgtctatctgcatctggagggagggggctgtgaGGTTTATAAAATTTCTCATGACGTAGAGACGGCTCtatatcacaaaaaacaaaaactgattttaCCCAGTAGAGGGCGTCATGAGCCATTTtctacccacaaaatcctgtttttgaaaaatacaaattttatcaacgtTTTAGGAGTTTTTCATCACAAGTAAGTAatattgtgttgtttacagctcaaaaaacacatctgGGTAAACTAcccctttaaataaaataaaaaagaaaacatttccattagaaacatgacagcacctgggtccaactggactcaaagcagtctgactaacactttattatgatgtcccatcttgtttgaattcttgcttgtgttgttcttactctcaaatgtaagtcgctttggataaaagcgtctgctaaatgattgTAGAATAGAAAGAAATGATGAAAGAGTGAAGGGACTGCACTACCAGTATGTCCAGGTAAAAGATGCATGAGCATGTAGTAACTGTACCTCACAGCAAAGAGTACAACATTGTAGAGTGATATACAGTAAGTTTGACCGTTACACATTTGCTATGGCTGTAGAAAATAATATGCAATTTGTGCTGTTTATATTTGATGTATCTTACATTAGAAACATGTCATTTATGAAACATATTTAGTGTTTTCTGGATATAGCATATGATGGAACTGGAAGCAAGTAAACCTCACAACTTCATCTACATCTCATCAGCCACAGAGCTACAATTGATGTGCCAGACCAACAAGGCAGGAACGTAACCATGGGTGCTGCTATCTTTGAGAATGGTGTGCTAACGCTTATTCCCATTAATGGGCCTTACAATGCAGAGCGTTTTGTCACCTTTTTTGGATACTCTCTGAAGGGAACTCATCCCTGAACAGGGGAGAGAGGGGTCAGATTGGAGATGACTTGCCAAAGCGCGTCATAATTTGGGACAATGTCCATTTCCATCGCTCTAACATCTTCAACATCATCTGGTTTGCAACCGACAATAGGATGCTGATGAAGTTCCTCTCATCCTTCCCCATACCTTAACCCCAATGAGGACTTTTTTCTCAGCATGGAGATGGAAAGTATATGATTGCCAGAAACATATACAGATGACCCTTCTGGGGAATTTGTGGCCCGACAGGCAAGAAAATCAGGAGATGTAGGAAGACTGTAATTCctgcatgtactgtatgtaCAGTGTTCCTTAAGGAGATTGTGCTCTGTTCACATatctacttttgttttttgtttttttttttctttgtgctatGCAGTGCTGTCTTTTCCTTTTCGTATCACAATAACATGGTCTGTCAACAAATTACATTACAAACAGTAAAAGTGTTACTGATTATAATGTaattttctttgtctgtttcatGCACTTAAAATGAACTGTTGTGCATTTCCTTCCTGTGTGCTGAGATTTAATGTCAATAAATTAACAGACGTTGCTTTGCTGGTTTTGTAGTTACACATGCCAAACACTAGATGTCAGACATCATCCACTGAGATGTGACAATATCCAGTAAACTGTGTCTGAAACTATAAAGAATAGTACAGTGTCACTGCTGTAACCACGTCAAGCCTCTTGGTATGACTATACATTCACAGCACGTTGTAAACATACCAGTGTGTGATAAAGAATAATCACACGTACATGCACAGacattcagtgtttttaaaaaaatgtaactgcATGCTCTTGTGCCACTGCATGTCCTACCATTAAAAGTGAGAGGCTGGGTAAGGGCCAGTACAGCAATGTCTCTGCTGTTGTCGTCAATATTGGGGTCTACAAAGGGCAGGTAGCTGCTGTGGTAAACAATGGTCTTCACCTCCACCACGTTAGCATTGACTGGTTTATTATAGATGGAGCCCAGCAGTACACGCCAGTGACTAACAAAGCGATAGCGCCTGGCATGGgagaagtagaaaaaaaagagacattgtGATTGTCATGtccataaaaatgataataataattccaTAATAACCTAAACTTTCTTTAAAATACCTTCTCATATTCTCAATAATTAATACACAGTCACCAGTCCTATATAACTAATCCATCAGCTGTATCACTCACTCTGGAAAGCAGTGAGCTGCAGAAACAATCCAACGGTTTGAGATGATGGATCCTCCACACTGATGAACACCATCATACTGTAAACTGACCTGCCACGGCCAGCTACCCTGCCTTGCATCCACACCTCCTACTATACGGTCTGCTGCAAAACTCCGTCTGCCACAGTCTGCAAGGGAAAGTGAGGAATAAGAGGTGACATATATGAAAACATAagcttaaaatgttaaaaaccaaaccaaatctGAAAGATCTGCAGGGGTGTctatggagagagagagaaagagagagcgcaaaagaaatacatttatggagaataaaagaataataatagaataaataaataatactttattaatcccttcagagagccctcagggaaatttgggtataATTTGGGTATAATAATGAGTACAAGCTGAAAAAAGTAGGCACTGGAGGAAAAGTGTGGACCTATTGTACCCATTGTTATTTTGTCATTGAAGTAACATGAATGTTTGACTATGGATTACTTGTTACTGTATGGATACAGGTATaatttatatagttttataAGGACATACTTTTGTGTGTAATATATTGAATATTCATTGATAATaacactgttttttgtttggactaaaatgatttaaagaaaattttgattatgtgttttgtttttctttcttgttttcttttattctgttttaaaaaaaatttatgtttaataatTGAGTGAGAATCTAGCGGAAAGAAAACTGCAAGCCAggaagaaaataacaaataaaaataataagatgTAAAAATAATGCTGTGTACTGCTAGGAAGAATTACAATCCAGAATACAAACGTAGCCTAGAGGGTGGTGTACAGTATCAACATAGTATAAAGTGTGTCAGACATAATGAGAGCAGATTTTTAAATCTTACCCTGGCACAAAAGTGTGAGAACTTCCCTGCTCTCACAATCACTgaaacaaagacagacagagTTAGCCACAGCTTGACGGacgaaagaaaaacatgcaaactgaaggcagcgttcagctttccTTGGTGTTAACGGAGTAGGTGAGTGAAACTAAAGACTGGAAAAGCATCTGAACTTATGATGTGAGATGGGGGTAGGCAAGTTTGGTTTTGGAGGTTTCCTTGTTtcgacacacctgattcaaataaataagttaCTGTGCAAAGCTTGATAAgccttttaatttgaattaggtgtgttagagcagggaaacatcctgaacctgcaggactgcagctctctAGGACCGCCCCCTGGTGTAAGACACATGTGGCGGGATAAACCACACAGGATGTtagttaccatggaaacaatgaGTCCTTGATTTTCTTGCCATAGCTAAGTTCTTCCTGTCGGACACAGAAGAACTCTCCACCATCACCGCTGGCTTCTGGCACTGATGTGACTGAGTAATTTaccacactgaaacacacacacacatacacacactttagtcatgaattattttatgtatgtatactGCTGTATTTATCAGCTTCTCAGTTATTCCTAAGTTTTCTATAACTTGCTTAGAAAAAACTCTGACTCCATATGGGGTGGCTGCTACAACCACTGATGTCCACAATTTGTTAACCTGTATGTACTGAGGCTGGAGCTCCACCTCAGCCCAAAACTATGCATACACTATACTTTCTCTTGCTCAGCTGAGAATAACTTGCACCAACTTAGTTGGTGCAAATAATAATGGAAGGAAAAACTTTGATGGAGAAGAGCACAGAAACATTACTTTCACTGTTTAATGTCACAATTTGTACAATTTCTCAAAAAGCCAATCATATACCAAATGAGatccaatgctacaaatatgcTTTCCTAATACTGTGACTACCGGCAATTAAGTCTGTGCAATGATGAAAACGAATATGTTAAAACCATAATTATCTCACCTGACAAATCCAACTTCTTCACAGCTGATGCTAGCTAGAAGTTCATTGGCTGAGGAGGAACACACCTGGCGCCACCTCCTCTGAGCAGAGTCGAAAACTCTGAGACGTTGGTCAGGTGAATTTACCTGGACTTCATAGAGGCATACAGACaactgttactttttttttaatttaatggaaTAAAAGACAAACTCCGGATTAGCAGCACGCATTTCTAAAGGACCAATtgagtttgtattttttattattagaaaaatgtaaaactagttaaaattaaacacaaacaaaaatttacTACAAAATCCCTAATCTGAAATCATCAGCATGTCCTCTAACTCACCATCATAGAGTCCCGTGTCTTCCTCCATTGTGCAAAATGTCACTACAGacgtgtaaaaaaaaaacaattcagttAGATGGAAGAGTTTTTCATCATCTGACGGCATGACACTGTgtataaacatctaaaaacacccaaaacaacaacaaaaatgctcATTACATGTTTgacaaaaatatgtatttatggtGTATGTGAGGAAGTGATGTAGTCTGACCTACGGCCCAAACAGCAGCTCCAATGGCTCCAAGGGTCATCAATGTTACACATACCATGATCACCCGCCAGGGGGTCAGCACACAGGTCAAAGAGATCCCCCTGCTCCCTATATtcagacacacatgcagagtATGTCATCATCGTAATGTTATACGCTCAGGCTAGTGGCAACAAGGATATGCATATGTGTTTTGGCATGTGCATTCAAACATTATATAACATACATGTAcagacaaacattaaaatatcaaCTAAAGAGTTTAgatttaattataaattttCCTAATTTAATTATACATTTCCAGTAATGATACAAAAGCTCAGACTAATGATTGATTTGGGCTTtgcaaacagctgtttttagctCACTGGCCCAAAGTGAAGAGGTACACAGCTCATTTTCTGGAACAGACTATAAAGTACAAATGACTCTGATTTGATCAATAGTCTAAAGTCTAGCAGCCCATGTGCACATCCAGTTTGTAAGTGCTTGCACCTgcatgcaatgtttttttttctcagtgtgcCTCTTTCTACCCTGTTATAGGTGCTTTGAGGGGCACTCAGATAGGCtaacaacaaatttatttaagcaTGCCTGAGTTagatatgtaaaactgtttttagaaAAAGTACAGTGTGAACTGTCAGCCTGCCATGAACGTGATTTTATCACTTAACGCAGGTCAGCTCTTTAAATTCCTACCAACGTCCATTTGCACAAGAAAACATTCCCATCATTAAGATTAGAGCAACAGCACAGACAATTGTCAGAGACCACCTCCCAATCATTAAATCATAGCTATAAATTTTGACTCTAGGTTTAGTAGTCACGCactgtctccatcattgtgTTAGGTGAACTTCTGGTATATGACAGAAAGAGACACTTGGACTTCTTTATGTTTCTTCAAACCTATcacaataattatttttcagaATAATAATTTTGAACCAAAGCCAGTTAGTTATGATGTGGCACAGCTAT
Encoded here:
- the LOC121642365 gene encoding B-cell receptor CD22-like encodes the protein MERWILIITVIIPGIWSGNWKVTLTNQCALRGTSIVLQCTYDYPLGNIVQSVSWSKAIQVSGHLKQFPLSKLPSPPDHFNYIGNQRGDCNLKVNDVQFSDEGAYSFTFTTLFRTWESKSSAYLSVKELTAVVMPNTVTEGDAVKLICRSGCPKRVNIFWYRDGQQIFSSGFQARRQDAGRYYCAVSGQEAARSASVVLSVHYAPEKVTLAVSPSGDIIIGDTVTFTCSSDASPPVAQSGYSLYKDGEFISLGSTFVISDIQPSQSGRYHCQASNGISQRGSDLFYSEEINLDVQYRPMNITISVDPQYVVEGSSVNLTCSSAANPAADNYTWYKRTDSPGSSWLAPVGSGQVLSLPSMGASNTGFYFCNVRNRFGENKSTEVMLGMAEKQHGIQPIPVLVGIGVFLIVVLMVVLLLFWKNKQTTPHKKLTGRGTCAEHPPDAVYANIDKFAVSPLPVSAHAVTSQDSHHKASVSNEDLVTYSTVTIKPKNQSPQHHINNSRLSNNSSSSVRQNSNSVIYATVAKPS
- the hpn gene encoding serine protease hepsin; translation: MYAEKVVTEGKMGSRGISLTCVLTPWRVIMVCVTLMTLGAIGAAVWAVVTFCTMEEDTGLYDVQVNSPDQRLRVFDSAQRRWRQVCSSSANELLASISCEEVGFVSVVNYSVTSVPEASGDGGEFFCVRQEELSYGKKIKDSLFPCDCESREVLTLLCQDCGRRSFAADRIVGGVDARQGSWPWQVSLQYDGVHQCGGSIISNRWIVSAAHCFPERYRFVSHWRVLLGSIYNKPVNANVVEVKTIVYHSSYLPFVDPNIDDNSRDIAVLALTQPLTFNEYIQPVCLPAYGQRLIDGQMGTVTGWGNVGYYAHLADVLQEANVPIISDAVCNAPDYYDNQITTTMFCAGYEKGGTDACQGDSGGPFVAADCLSKATRYRLLGVVSWGTGCAMPKKPGVYTRVSRFLPWISTAMRNYQNSPGVHKLART